The following proteins are co-located in the Microvirga ossetica genome:
- a CDS encoding O-antigen ligase family protein: protein MKLTLSHRLIGTVLLAAFVAAGTLGPVAILLAMALVLTAWVFFRRPQYGVAVLVAGTVTNLFGVASNMHGLPGIQAPLTLVLALILFVRWVAGKEDLAPAWLFAPLLICAYGVSLLSLVHVESIEPTLERLIEQTKDLATAAVIIASLTSRERLIATVRATILCMGIIALLSVRQYLASDFSNDVFGLAQASIKQIAGEVQRWRLSGPLPDPNYYGQVLVMTLPLAVCLAIVERRVVARLAYGVCALAILAASLFTFSRGALFAIAVMIVAATLTLRSRWRLLGAACVLAVVVIIALPSAFIDRVALIAQAAHILITGEQAVSDPSLNSRIAVMNTALRMFADHPLVGIGLGQYSGHYSQYALVSGIDPGAAPNAHSLFLETLSEEGILGFIKLATLIIVSMMVAIRGAKLLHARGEKRDAAIAGSLCIGFIGYLATAIFLHGAFLRFFWIEVALLLSLWQVSKVVTQRPGLVSVMERRSSKMMQRALLTADVLGIVRRRKVLIIGVTIAFMLVPLVQTQQSTAESTLLYRFGREYFPVRPGEEHRNWGENVQVSLDAALFTEMHLLRSREVIEATVADVGLDKLSPQRDTVLSDVQSRASGFVKGVLSLGAMLDFGSSPESPKRAVDPVVAAAKDLGERLRIRRVEGAALIAVGIQDADPETAERIITAHVESYLRKRQQLFERDPSKFYSSEIEKTQSELASIAEKITSLRLEQGVPDESIEHSVLSDRLIALERQRQGMRQPDVPVLQKDLKDTREALFDLNALTAATKLLEARYKNVSENLERMLQEQNRWRLDNAYVRELGPTIEIVEPAMFSARPSGLSRTVRMILGGAIGLFLVIGFLVGAATIGRRKEENAQPEQVEQPRVKVYSNPSSISQAGQ, encoded by the coding sequence ATGAAGCTGACGCTGTCTCATAGGTTGATTGGAACTGTTCTGCTTGCGGCATTCGTCGCAGCCGGCACGCTGGGCCCGGTTGCGATCCTGCTGGCAATGGCCCTTGTCCTCACCGCCTGGGTATTCTTTCGCCGGCCTCAGTATGGCGTCGCCGTGCTCGTAGCAGGGACCGTTACGAACCTGTTTGGTGTTGCATCAAACATGCATGGTCTACCTGGAATCCAGGCCCCTTTAACCCTTGTTCTCGCACTGATCCTATTCGTTCGGTGGGTCGCCGGGAAGGAAGATCTAGCGCCGGCTTGGCTGTTTGCACCTTTGCTGATCTGCGCTTATGGCGTCTCTTTATTGTCCCTCGTTCATGTGGAGAGCATCGAGCCGACGCTCGAGAGACTGATCGAGCAGACAAAGGATCTGGCAACAGCTGCGGTCATCATAGCATCCCTCACATCACGGGAGCGGCTGATTGCGACGGTCCGCGCGACGATATTGTGCATGGGCATCATCGCTCTGCTGAGCGTGAGGCAGTATCTTGCCAGCGATTTCAGCAACGATGTTTTTGGTCTCGCTCAGGCATCGATAAAGCAAATCGCCGGAGAAGTTCAGAGATGGAGGCTTTCCGGACCCTTACCGGATCCGAATTACTACGGCCAGGTTCTGGTCATGACGTTGCCGCTTGCGGTCTGCCTTGCGATCGTCGAACGACGCGTCGTTGCTCGCCTCGCATATGGAGTGTGTGCACTGGCGATCTTGGCCGCATCCCTGTTCACGTTTTCACGCGGCGCTCTGTTCGCGATTGCCGTAATGATCGTGGCGGCGACGCTGACGCTCCGGTCAAGATGGCGGCTGCTCGGCGCAGCATGTGTGCTGGCTGTGGTGGTAATAATCGCGCTTCCCAGCGCGTTCATCGATCGCGTAGCGTTGATAGCTCAGGCGGCCCACATTCTGATCACCGGAGAGCAGGCTGTAAGCGATCCCTCGTTGAACAGTCGCATCGCCGTGATGAACACAGCACTGCGCATGTTTGCCGATCATCCGCTCGTCGGAATTGGATTGGGCCAGTATTCCGGTCACTACAGTCAATATGCACTTGTCTCGGGCATCGACCCTGGGGCTGCACCAAACGCGCATAGTCTCTTTCTCGAGACCTTATCGGAAGAGGGAATTCTTGGGTTCATCAAGTTAGCTACCCTTATCATAGTTTCTATGATGGTAGCGATACGCGGCGCCAAGTTACTTCATGCGAGGGGCGAAAAGCGGGATGCTGCGATCGCCGGGAGTTTGTGTATCGGCTTTATAGGATACCTAGCGACGGCCATATTTCTCCATGGTGCATTCCTGCGCTTCTTCTGGATCGAGGTCGCGCTTCTTCTATCGCTATGGCAAGTAAGTAAAGTTGTAACCCAACGACCAGGCTTGGTGAGTGTTATGGAACGACGGAGTTCGAAGATGATGCAGAGAGCGCTGTTAACCGCCGACGTGCTCGGCATTGTTCGGCGACGCAAGGTTCTAATCATAGGCGTTACGATTGCTTTCATGTTGGTGCCGCTCGTGCAGACTCAGCAATCTACGGCGGAGAGCACTCTTCTCTATCGGTTCGGAAGAGAATACTTCCCGGTGCGGCCGGGCGAGGAGCATCGGAACTGGGGCGAAAACGTCCAGGTATCATTGGACGCCGCCTTATTTACCGAGATGCATCTGCTTCGCAGCCGTGAGGTGATTGAAGCTACGGTCGCTGACGTCGGATTGGATAAGCTTTCGCCCCAGCGCGACACAGTTCTGTCGGATGTCCAATCCCGAGCGTCGGGGTTTGTGAAGGGAGTGTTGTCGCTCGGTGCAATGCTCGATTTTGGATCGAGCCCAGAATCTCCGAAGAGAGCGGTCGACCCAGTTGTTGCCGCAGCCAAGGATCTTGGCGAGAGACTGCGCATACGCCGTGTCGAAGGGGCGGCACTGATCGCTGTCGGAATCCAGGATGCCGACCCGGAGACGGCGGAGCGGATCATAACCGCTCATGTCGAGTCATACTTGCGTAAAAGGCAGCAATTGTTCGAAAGAGATCCGTCGAAGTTTTACAGCAGCGAGATTGAGAAAACGCAATCTGAACTGGCTAGCATCGCCGAAAAGATCACGTCCCTTCGTCTCGAACAAGGGGTGCCCGACGAGTCGATCGAGCATTCGGTTCTCTCGGATCGACTCATCGCCTTGGAGCGGCAGCGGCAAGGGATGAGGCAGCCCGACGTTCCGGTTCTTCAGAAAGACCTCAAGGACACACGTGAAGCATTGTTCGATCTGAACGCTCTAACAGCTGCGACGAAACTTCTCGAGGCGCGCTACAAAAACGTCTCCGAGAATCTTGAAAGGATGCTGCAGGAACAAAATCGTTGGCGGCTTGACAATGCCTATGTTCGGGAACTCGGACCGACGATCGAAATCGTTGAGCCGGCGATGTTCAGCGCTCGCCCCTCCGGATTGTCTCGAACCGTGCGAATGATCCTGGGCGGCGCGATTGGACTTTTCCTCGTGATCGGTTTTCTCGTTGGAGCGGCAACGATTGGTCGCAGGAAGGAGGAGAATGCCCAGCCCGAACAGGTAGAGCAGCCGCGGGTCAAGGTTTACTCCAATCCTTCGAGTATCTCACAGGCGGGTCAGTGA
- a CDS encoding ISNCY family transposase, producing MTVIGMSRPEIDRVHILRDVVAERITVREAAQLLRITRRQVFRLLKAYQTGGPTALVSRRRGKPSNRSYPAALRTEVLALITANYADFGPTLACEKLAERHGIDLGVETIRRWMIAAGLWQERRQKLKGVHQPRYRRDCVGELVQIDGSEHYWFEDRGPPCTLLVYIDDATSRLMHLKFVETESTFDYFRSTREYLEAYGKPVAFYSDKHAVFRVNGKGAVGGDGMTQFGRALHQLNIDIICANSPQAKGRVERANGTLQDRLVKEMRLAGISTLEAGNAFLPAFMADFNRRFAKAPYSDKDLHRPLSEDDELDDVFAWREERTVSRSLTLQYDQVLFILEPNAITLSLARQRVTVYDYPDGRFAIKHKGLELPYRPFDRRQQVDQAAVVENKRLGPVLAYIAERQKELDMSRSNSAPRRRGQGKSLFKVG from the coding sequence ATGACGGTGATCGGGATGAGCCGGCCGGAGATCGATCGGGTTCACATTCTGCGGGACGTCGTGGCGGAGCGAATTACGGTGCGCGAAGCTGCCCAACTGCTGCGGATCACACGGCGCCAAGTGTTCCGATTACTCAAGGCCTATCAGACCGGTGGTCCCACGGCCTTGGTGTCGCGCCGGCGCGGCAAGCCCAGCAACCGCTCCTACCCGGCGGCGCTGCGGACCGAGGTGCTGGCGCTGATCACAGCCAACTATGCCGATTTCGGCCCGACGCTCGCCTGCGAGAAGCTCGCCGAGCGGCACGGCATCGATCTGGGTGTCGAGACGATCCGGCGCTGGATGATCGCGGCGGGTCTCTGGCAGGAGCGCCGGCAGAAGCTCAAAGGGGTGCACCAGCCGCGCTATCGGCGCGACTGCGTCGGCGAACTCGTCCAGATCGACGGCTCCGAGCACTACTGGTTCGAGGATCGCGGCCCACCCTGCACGCTTCTGGTCTACATTGACGATGCCACCAGCCGGCTGATGCACCTGAAGTTCGTCGAGACCGAGTCGACCTTTGATTATTTCCGATCGACCCGGGAGTACCTGGAGGCCTACGGCAAGCCGGTGGCGTTCTACTCCGACAAGCATGCCGTCTTCCGCGTCAACGGCAAAGGAGCGGTGGGCGGTGACGGCATGACCCAGTTCGGGCGGGCGCTGCATCAGCTCAACATCGACATCATCTGCGCCAACTCGCCCCAAGCCAAAGGCCGCGTCGAGCGCGCCAACGGCACCTTGCAGGACCGCCTGGTCAAGGAGATGCGACTGGCTGGGATCTCGACCCTTGAGGCGGGCAATGCCTTCCTGCCGGCATTCATGGCGGACTTCAACCGCCGCTTTGCCAAGGCGCCCTACAGCGACAAGGACCTGCATCGCCCGCTCAGCGAAGACGATGAGCTGGATGACGTGTTCGCCTGGCGCGAGGAGCGGACGGTCTCGCGCAGTCTGACCCTGCAGTACGACCAGGTGCTGTTCATTCTCGAGCCGAACGCGATCACGCTGTCCCTCGCCCGCCAGCGGGTGACCGTCTACGACTATCCGGATGGGCGCTTTGCCATCAAGCACAAGGGCCTGGAGCTGCCGTACAGGCCCTTTGACCGCCGTCAGCAGGTGGATCAGGCGGCAGTTGTCGAGAACAAGCGGCTGGGCCCGGTTCTGGCCTACATTGCCGAGCGGCAGAAGGAGCTCGACATGAGCCGGAGCAACAGCGCCCCGCGGCGGCGCGGCCAAGGCAAGAGCCTGTTCAAGGTGGGTTGA
- a CDS encoding lipopolysaccharide biosynthesis protein: MSTRLITLINIAVLARILGTDDFGLVAAGLAVLALLEAVSEGGVGAAVVWRRQDPEKTAAVAMTISIIGAVLIGGAAFFAAPLVAEMFFDHRSVDIIRALSVCLILSGPSSVFVGILQRDLAFRKRVIPEILKAFTKTVVGVALALSGFGAWSLVYGHIAGMVIGLVALWWLSGWSPRLSLDRETVSSILPFGIQMTLVTILSVLSKNADYMLVGHFLDVATLGIYVLAFSLTDQIILGISWAASQALFPAYGAIQADLPALRRSYEDSLTAIAALTLPAAAGLAIVAEPLVQVLYGEKWSQVIPVVQVLAIYAMVHSVAFNLGDLFKATGRPWVLTWTNVLALMCAPAVAVVSTRWGIIGFAVGQIGLMAGFSIVRLVIADRLVGIGPKIFLRALRWPLLSTLVMAGATIGVDKFVHIEGALPRLIALIAVGCISYVIVLSITAPSLLFAVAAFTRLKRQPLLSP; the protein is encoded by the coding sequence GTGAGCACAAGATTAATTACCCTGATCAACATTGCGGTTCTCGCGCGCATCTTGGGGACGGACGACTTCGGCTTGGTAGCCGCGGGCCTTGCTGTTCTCGCCCTTCTCGAGGCGGTCTCGGAGGGCGGTGTGGGGGCTGCGGTCGTGTGGCGCCGCCAAGATCCTGAGAAGACGGCTGCAGTCGCCATGACAATCAGTATCATCGGCGCAGTTCTGATTGGAGGCGCGGCTTTTTTTGCGGCTCCGCTCGTCGCCGAAATGTTCTTCGATCATCGATCGGTCGACATCATACGGGCTTTGTCCGTGTGCCTCATCCTATCGGGACCATCCTCGGTCTTCGTGGGGATCCTGCAGCGAGACCTCGCCTTTCGTAAGAGAGTCATCCCGGAAATCCTCAAAGCCTTCACCAAAACCGTCGTGGGAGTAGCCCTTGCACTGTCGGGCTTCGGCGCCTGGAGCCTGGTCTATGGTCATATTGCCGGAATGGTCATTGGCCTCGTGGCACTCTGGTGGCTGTCGGGATGGTCCCCGCGTCTGTCGCTGGATCGTGAGACCGTCTCGAGCATTCTGCCGTTCGGAATCCAGATGACGCTCGTCACGATTCTCAGCGTGCTGAGCAAAAACGCCGATTACATGCTTGTCGGCCATTTCCTCGATGTGGCTACGCTAGGCATCTATGTCTTGGCGTTTTCCCTGACGGATCAGATCATCTTGGGAATTTCCTGGGCAGCAAGTCAGGCTCTGTTTCCAGCCTACGGCGCCATCCAAGCGGATCTGCCAGCCCTGCGCCGTTCCTATGAGGATAGCTTGACCGCCATCGCTGCCTTGACGCTACCTGCGGCAGCCGGCTTGGCGATCGTCGCCGAGCCTCTTGTGCAGGTTCTCTATGGCGAGAAGTGGAGCCAGGTCATCCCTGTCGTCCAGGTTCTCGCTATCTACGCAATGGTGCATTCGGTGGCTTTCAATCTCGGCGATCTTTTCAAGGCTACCGGGCGGCCATGGGTGCTGACATGGACAAACGTCCTTGCATTGATGTGCGCCCCAGCCGTCGCCGTAGTTTCGACCCGCTGGGGCATCATAGGATTTGCCGTCGGCCAAATCGGGCTCATGGCCGGATTCTCGATCGTGCGCCTCGTGATCGCCGATCGGCTTGTCGGCATCGGCCCAAAGATCTTTCTTCGAGCTCTGCGGTGGCCGCTCCTATCCACCTTGGTTATGGCAGGTGCAACGATTGGGGTCGACAAGTTCGTCCACATTGAGGGGGCCCTTCCTCGATTGATCGCTTTGATCGCTGTTGGGTGCATAAGCTATGTGATTGTGCTCTCGATAACTGCTCCATCTCTCCTGTTCGCAGTGGCTGCATTCACGCGATTGAAGCGGCAGCCGCTGCTGTCACCATAA
- a CDS encoding VanZ family protein: MTSKVFFRWVAWLLIGAIAIFTLSPIELRPVTGAPVGLERLAAFATIGAAFCLGYPRHRLSVLILLIGIVGFLEIAQNHVPGRHGRLPDGLVKASGVLVGAAFAMFIARQKRVP; the protein is encoded by the coding sequence ATGACATCCAAGGTCTTCTTTCGTTGGGTTGCATGGCTGCTGATCGGCGCCATCGCGATCTTCACCCTGTCGCCGATCGAATTGCGGCCCGTCACCGGGGCGCCGGTCGGCCTGGAGAGGCTCGCCGCCTTTGCCACTATCGGAGCCGCGTTCTGTCTCGGCTACCCGAGACACCGGCTCTCGGTCCTCATTCTGCTGATCGGAATTGTCGGCTTCCTGGAAATCGCGCAGAATCATGTTCCTGGCCGCCACGGTCGCCTTCCGGACGGCTTGGTGAAAGCGTCAGGTGTTCTGGTCGGAGCAGCTTTCGCCATGTTCATAGCGCGCCAGAAACGAGTTCCATAA
- a CDS encoding polysaccharide deacetylase family protein produces MVLAIDRMNLHLRQSGVVPVPRISKRQRLASIIAATGGIRVLERLPQQNCLVVLNYHRIGSASETVGDPNLYSATPSDLDDQVRWIKRHYHISSLDEAIAFVEGQITFRKTGILFTFDDGYKDNYDYAFPILYKHKVQGTFFICTSYIGSSQLPWWDRIAYMLKMSRNSKIVLHYPEFMTLDLGEGKLEALNRLLGIYKAGHDLNKDQFLEEIARSTGTGDERPGERIFINKTELKEMSGNGMAVGSHTHSHPLLSHLSPELQLEEVSVSKEMLEHDLGIDIQSLAYPVGAPDSFDDRTQEALRRAGYRIAFSFYGGKNIAGKTSPYNVRRHHVGVGDGEPLFRVRTSTAAILGEPLF; encoded by the coding sequence GTGGTGCTGGCTATCGATCGGATGAACCTTCATCTCAGGCAATCCGGCGTCGTGCCTGTACCTAGAATATCGAAACGGCAACGGCTCGCCTCAATCATAGCGGCAACCGGTGGAATAAGGGTTCTGGAACGTCTCCCGCAGCAGAACTGCCTGGTTGTCCTCAACTACCATCGGATCGGCTCCGCTAGCGAGACCGTGGGAGACCCGAATTTGTACTCCGCCACTCCAAGCGATCTAGATGATCAAGTCAGGTGGATCAAACGGCATTATCACATCAGCTCGCTAGACGAGGCTATTGCTTTCGTCGAGGGGCAGATAACATTCCGCAAGACGGGGATCTTGTTCACTTTCGATGATGGTTACAAGGATAATTACGATTACGCATTCCCTATTCTTTACAAACACAAGGTTCAGGGGACATTTTTCATCTGCACGTCTTACATTGGAAGCTCGCAATTGCCTTGGTGGGACAGAATTGCCTATATGCTGAAGATGTCGCGAAACTCAAAGATTGTCTTGCATTATCCTGAGTTCATGACTCTCGATCTCGGTGAAGGGAAGCTCGAGGCGTTGAACCGTCTCCTCGGCATCTACAAGGCCGGGCATGATCTCAATAAAGATCAGTTTCTCGAGGAGATCGCCCGGTCGACCGGGACCGGAGACGAACGGCCCGGTGAGCGAATATTCATCAACAAGACAGAGCTCAAGGAAATGTCGGGGAATGGTATGGCGGTTGGCTCCCATACCCACTCACATCCCTTGCTGAGTCATTTAAGCCCTGAGCTTCAATTGGAGGAGGTGAGTGTTTCGAAGGAGATGCTCGAACATGACCTCGGCATCGACATCCAATCGCTCGCCTATCCCGTTGGCGCCCCGGACAGCTTCGACGACAGGACGCAGGAGGCTCTTCGTCGGGCAGGCTATCGGATCGCGTTTTCGTTTTATGGTGGGAAGAACATCGCCGGAAAGACCAGTCCATACAATGTCCGGCGCCATCACGTCGGAGTAGGGGATGGCGAGCCGCTTTTCAGGGTCCGCACATCGACGGCAGCAATCCTGGGAGAGCCACTGTTTTGA
- a CDS encoding right-handed parallel beta-helix repeat-containing protein, which translates to MAMTFGKTRIAFALAAIIFQAVPSVAATLYVSRTGEDSNPGTISLPFRSISKAAQEAKPGSKIMVAGGLYNEVVVIPVGGTAELPVTFEPAPGEQVIIDGSSSPPDTNLVQINASYVSFRGFTIRNSTRGGIAAWGVHHVGIANNKIHGSQKAGIWVGHTETGQSYANVIERNEVWNNCLENSSRAAESGWPQGISLRASDRSTVVGNRVYRNYGEGIGTLSTESVSILGNDVFDNFSVNIYLDNAPSTVVQENKVYHTYAKDFYRYGKPALGIMIANEYTELELPSRDINVTRNTLAGVGRVTYGDYQRASGLINSEINPNTVTDNPEPLWQPNKQH; encoded by the coding sequence ATGGCTATGACGTTCGGCAAAACCCGCATTGCGTTTGCCCTGGCGGCGATAATATTCCAAGCTGTGCCGAGCGTTGCGGCGACTCTATACGTTTCGAGGACAGGTGAAGACTCCAACCCGGGAACGATAAGCCTTCCGTTTCGATCGATTTCCAAAGCTGCTCAAGAAGCGAAGCCGGGGTCAAAGATCATGGTCGCGGGCGGGCTGTACAATGAAGTTGTCGTGATTCCCGTCGGCGGAACCGCCGAGCTTCCGGTAACCTTCGAGCCGGCGCCAGGCGAGCAGGTCATCATCGATGGATCGAGCTCGCCACCCGATACCAACCTGGTGCAGATCAATGCGAGCTATGTGAGTTTCCGAGGGTTTACAATCCGCAACTCCACGCGCGGAGGCATCGCCGCGTGGGGAGTTCACCATGTCGGGATCGCGAATAACAAAATTCACGGGAGCCAGAAGGCCGGGATCTGGGTCGGTCATACTGAGACTGGGCAGTCCTACGCGAATGTTATCGAACGTAATGAGGTGTGGAACAACTGTCTGGAAAACAGCTCGCGTGCGGCCGAAAGCGGTTGGCCGCAAGGCATCAGCCTGCGGGCGTCTGACAGAAGCACTGTAGTCGGCAATCGAGTATATCGCAACTACGGCGAGGGCATTGGGACGCTCTCTACCGAGAGCGTAAGTATCTTGGGTAATGATGTTTTCGATAATTTCAGCGTCAACATCTATCTCGACAATGCACCATCCACTGTCGTCCAAGAGAACAAAGTCTATCATACATATGCGAAGGATTTTTATCGCTATGGCAAACCTGCGCTCGGCATCATGATTGCGAACGAGTACACAGAGTTAGAGTTGCCATCGAGAGATATTAACGTAACTCGGAATACACTGGCAGGCGTCGGCAGAGTGACCTATGGTGACTATCAGCGGGCATCCGGATTGATCAACAGTGAGATCAACCCCAATACGGTTACCGACAATCCCGAGCCGCTTTGGCAGCCGAACAAGCAACACTGA
- a CDS encoding GNAT family N-acetyltransferase: MRAVVVPANELSEDLVARWTEIRQKNPALFSPFFRPEFTRAVAKVRDDVFVAIIDNGIAFFPFQRSSIGHGKPVGGPVSDYHGLIAASDFSCDPVALMRACGLRSWNFDHVPASQAMFAPWRTIDTESPVVDLDQEESPGSTALYADHRRKRRRLEREVGQVEVELETTDPSMLEFCLKWKSAHYDRIGTPDLFARPWARSLMDVIASHQKPEFAGMLSVMRAGGQPIAAHFGLRSGNVWHYWFPTYDPQFHRHSPGMLLLLEMMAGAPKLGINMIDFGRGDNDYKFRIANRRVPLIEGAVVTNSTIWRLKSQLRQIVRGSPMLKSALTPAHRLYQAFNQRSRLRVYWLDAILACEMMRTCLHYLNTTGTFI; this comes from the coding sequence ATGAGAGCAGTTGTTGTTCCGGCAAACGAGCTTTCGGAAGATTTGGTCGCTCGCTGGACGGAGATCCGACAGAAAAATCCCGCACTATTCAGTCCGTTTTTTCGGCCTGAATTCACGCGGGCCGTGGCAAAAGTTCGGGATGATGTATTCGTCGCCATTATTGATAATGGAATTGCTTTCTTTCCATTTCAGCGTAGTTCAATAGGACATGGAAAGCCGGTCGGCGGCCCGGTTTCCGATTATCATGGTTTGATCGCAGCATCGGATTTCAGCTGCGACCCCGTGGCCCTTATGCGAGCCTGCGGACTGCGAAGCTGGAATTTCGACCATGTGCCAGCATCGCAGGCGATGTTCGCACCTTGGCGCACGATCGACACAGAGTCCCCCGTTGTCGATCTGGATCAGGAGGAATCTCCCGGCTCTACAGCCCTGTATGCCGATCATCGACGCAAAAGACGCCGGCTCGAGCGCGAGGTCGGTCAAGTCGAGGTCGAATTGGAGACGACCGATCCGTCCATGCTCGAATTTTGCCTCAAGTGGAAGTCGGCGCATTACGATCGCATCGGAACGCCTGACCTCTTTGCAAGGCCCTGGGCGCGGTCGCTGATGGATGTGATTGCTTCACACCAGAAGCCGGAGTTCGCCGGAATGCTTTCGGTGATGCGCGCCGGAGGTCAGCCGATTGCGGCTCATTTCGGACTGCGGTCCGGCAACGTTTGGCATTACTGGTTTCCGACCTACGATCCTCAATTCCATCGCCACTCTCCGGGGATGCTTTTGCTGCTGGAGATGATGGCAGGCGCTCCCAAGCTCGGAATTAACATGATCGATTTCGGAAGGGGCGATAACGACTACAAGTTCCGGATTGCCAACCGAAGGGTCCCGTTAATCGAAGGTGCGGTCGTGACGAATTCCACTATCTGGCGCCTCAAGTCGCAGCTCAGGCAGATTGTACGGGGAAGTCCGATGTTAAAGTCCGCTTTGACGCCTGCACATCGACTCTATCAAGCGTTCAATCAACGCTCCAGGTTGAGGGTTTACTGGCTGGATGCCATTTTAGCTTGCGAAATGATGAGGACGTGCCTGCATTATTTGAACACGACCGGCACATTCATATGA
- a CDS encoding sugar transferase: protein MNEATQILRLKVTGGDSKRIFDFIVSALAIIILAPLMIAVYLLIVMTGGGPAVIKHMRLGPSGSVFPCLKFRTMVVDATDVLARHLENDPAAREEWQQNHKLKNDPRITPIGAVLRKTSLDELPQLFNVLWGHMSLVGPRPITSAEVPHYNKAMHLYYQTRPGITGLWQISGRNKVSYSQRVKLDEEYVTKWSFKRDIMILLKTAVCVIMMDGSC, encoded by the coding sequence ATGAATGAAGCAACTCAGATTCTTCGTTTAAAGGTGACAGGTGGTGATTCAAAGCGAATCTTCGACTTTATCGTAAGTGCTCTGGCAATCATCATCTTAGCCCCGCTTATGATAGCGGTGTATCTCTTGATCGTGATGACCGGCGGAGGGCCTGCGGTTATCAAACATATGCGCCTTGGCCCGTCAGGCAGCGTGTTTCCGTGCTTGAAATTTCGAACGATGGTCGTCGACGCGACTGATGTGCTGGCGCGCCATCTCGAGAACGATCCCGCCGCTCGAGAGGAATGGCAGCAGAACCACAAGCTGAAAAACGATCCCAGGATCACGCCAATCGGGGCGGTACTGCGTAAAACCAGCCTTGATGAACTGCCCCAACTTTTCAACGTCCTGTGGGGGCATATGAGCCTCGTCGGTCCTCGACCGATCACGTCTGCGGAAGTTCCGCACTACAACAAGGCGATGCATCTCTATTATCAGACTCGGCCCGGAATCACCGGACTTTGGCAGATTAGCGGACGCAACAAGGTCTCCTATTCTCAGCGCGTGAAGCTCGATGAGGAATACGTCACGAAGTGGTCTTTCAAGCGCGACATCATGATCCTTCTTAAAACAGCAGTTTGCGTGATCATGATGGATGGATCCTGCTGA
- the tnpC gene encoding IS66 family transposase, producing the protein MGRSDLERLSKEELIELVLRLQRPQKTSRTSSKPPSTDRKEQRERSKPGGAKPGHEGHSRILSATPDEVVEHRPDRCSCCSAVLMADWPAETISLHEQIELPEVAPRVTQHRRLAVRCRACGTRVAAAVPDAAKGTPFGPRVHAMATYLKTFQALSYERLQSAFADLFGLTVSQGGLMTMLRRAQGAFAGERDKAVAALRRARVIASDETGVRIEGCNAYHWVFRCAEAVVHHASPTRGAIVVRTVMAVHRPEVWCSDRYSAQQRHADAHQTCLAHLSRDVASADEASADVLPSRLQLWLHRAFALAEEVATLAASTLARKRRALERSLDAILAAPTSCDLARDIQNKVRRARDQLLTFAHWPGLVDATNNACERALRPAVIQRKVTNGYRSMWAAEGEADIRTVVDTARLGPGTNAFKIILQTVSA; encoded by the coding sequence ATGGGCCGCAGCGATCTTGAGCGTCTGAGCAAGGAAGAGCTGATCGAGCTGGTGCTGCGACTGCAGCGGCCGCAAAAGACCTCACGCACGTCCTCCAAGCCGCCCTCGACCGATCGCAAGGAGCAGCGCGAGCGCTCCAAACCGGGCGGAGCCAAGCCCGGTCATGAAGGCCACAGCCGGATCCTCAGCGCCACGCCTGATGAGGTGGTCGAGCACCGTCCTGACCGGTGCTCGTGCTGTTCGGCTGTCCTGATGGCGGATTGGCCGGCGGAGACGATCAGCCTCCACGAGCAGATTGAGCTGCCGGAGGTGGCGCCCCGCGTCACCCAGCATCGGCGCCTGGCGGTGCGCTGCCGGGCGTGTGGAACGCGGGTCGCCGCGGCCGTGCCGGACGCCGCAAAGGGGACACCGTTCGGGCCCCGCGTCCATGCCATGGCGACTTATCTCAAGACCTTCCAGGCTCTGTCCTACGAGCGGCTGCAAAGCGCATTCGCGGATCTGTTCGGGCTCACCGTCAGCCAGGGCGGCCTGATGACCATGCTGCGCCGGGCGCAGGGCGCCTTCGCGGGCGAGCGCGACAAGGCGGTTGCGGCGTTGCGCCGGGCCCGGGTCATCGCCTCGGATGAGACCGGCGTTCGGATCGAGGGCTGCAACGCCTATCATTGGGTGTTTCGCTGCGCCGAGGCGGTGGTCCATCACGCCTCGCCGACCCGGGGCGCCATCGTGGTCCGGACCGTGATGGCCGTGCACCGGCCCGAGGTCTGGTGTTCCGACCGCTACAGCGCGCAACAGCGCCATGCCGACGCCCACCAGACCTGCCTGGCCCATCTTTCCCGCGACGTCGCCTCTGCCGATGAGGCGAGCGCGGATGTCCTGCCCTCCCGCCTCCAGCTGTGGCTGCACCGGGCCTTTGCCCTGGCGGAGGAGGTCGCAACCCTTGCCGCCTCGACCCTCGCTCGCAAGCGCCGCGCCCTGGAGCGCAGTCTGGACGCGATCCTGGCCGCGCCGACCTCCTGCGATCTGGCCCGTGACATTCAGAACAAGGTCCGGCGCGCCCGCGATCAGCTTCTGACCTTCGCCCACTGGCCTGGACTGGTTGATGCGACCAACAACGCCTGCGAACGCGCGCTCAGACCCGCCGTCATTCAGCGCAAGGTGACCAACGGCTATCGCTCCATGTGGGCCGCCGAGGGCGAAGCGGACATACGCACGGTCGTTGACACGGCTCGTCTCGGTCCGGGAACCAATGCGTTCAAGATAATTCTTCAGACTGTGTCCGCCTGA